In Deltaproteobacteria bacterium, one DNA window encodes the following:
- a CDS encoding GNAT family N-acetyltransferase: MILDEYPKSITLKDGSSVTLRPMVKQDEKALLDFFGGLSKADMLYLRDDVANADVIKNWANSIDYDRVLPILAFSGDRIVGNATLHQNPFSWMRHVGQIRMVIASDHREKGLARAMAAEVFQNALAAKLEKLVAEMLTDQHDARKVFSRLGFREEAILKDHVLDARNVKHDLLIMTNDVNILWQKYMEFSESISGSWDMEY; the protein is encoded by the coding sequence ATGATTCTTGACGAATACCCTAAATCAATCACTCTGAAAGACGGCTCATCCGTAACACTTCGTCCCATGGTCAAGCAGGATGAAAAGGCATTGCTTGACTTTTTCGGCGGCCTTTCAAAGGCCGACATGCTCTATCTCAGGGATGACGTGGCCAACGCCGACGTGATTAAGAACTGGGCCAACAGCATCGATTACGACCGGGTATTGCCTATCCTCGCTTTCTCAGGTGATCGGATTGTGGGTAACGCGACCCTGCACCAGAACCCCTTCAGTTGGATGAGGCACGTTGGCCAGATACGCATGGTGATTGCGTCGGATCACCGGGAGAAGGGGTTGGCCAGGGCCATGGCCGCCGAGGTGTTTCAAAATGCCCTTGCGGCAAAGCTGGAGAAACTCGTCGCCGAGATGCTCACGGATCAGCATGACGCCAGAAAGGTTTTTTCCCGCCTCGGTTTTCGAGAGGAAGCCATCCTGAAGGACCATGTCCTTGATGCCCGGAACGTGAAGCATGACCTCCTCATCATGACAAACGACGTCAATATCTTATGGCAGAAATATATGGAGT